One window of Novosphingobium sp. P6W genomic DNA carries:
- a CDS encoding DEAD/DEAH box helicase: protein MTFTNLPQPLAEALAAHGYETLTPVQAAVSEDEARSRDLVVSAQTGSGKTVAFGLAIADELLEDGRIPYSEGPLALAIAPTRELAQQVSRELEWLYAKTGARIVTCVGGMDPVKERRALERGATIVVGTPGRLRDHLERGKLNLSGLRAIVLDEADEMLDMGFRDDLEEILDATPEGRRTLLFSATMPRPIEALAQRYQKNALRISTVGENRGHGDIAYKAVTVAPSDIERAVVNLLRFHDAETAILFCATRDNVKHLHATLVERGFSAVALSGEHSQNERNNALQALRDRRARVCVATDVAARGIDLPTLTLVVHVEIPRDAETLQHRSGRTGRAGRKGTAVILVPYPRRRRVEMMLRGARIEAEWGEAPTLESIRAQDRERLMEKLLAPVEAEEDDREIARVLLEKVSAEDLAAALVVAHRAAMPQPEELIGNTPESREPRHRPGFDDVVWFSMDVGRQQNAEARWILPVLCRRGHVTRDAVGQIRISADQTHFQIPVALADQFAAAVQRTASHDDGEYESTILIERSAEAPRDVARHRSRDREGPQGRGRRPQGNGYPRGEGESRPRPAGGPGGGKPFHKKPRKGGRD from the coding sequence ATGACATTTACAAACCTCCCCCAGCCTCTCGCCGAGGCTCTCGCAGCGCATGGCTACGAAACGCTCACGCCGGTACAGGCCGCGGTGAGCGAGGACGAAGCACGCAGCCGCGATCTTGTCGTCTCCGCGCAGACCGGCTCGGGCAAGACCGTGGCTTTCGGCCTGGCGATTGCCGACGAACTGCTGGAAGACGGCCGCATTCCCTACTCGGAAGGTCCGCTCGCACTGGCCATCGCACCGACCCGCGAACTGGCCCAGCAGGTCAGCCGCGAACTGGAATGGCTCTACGCCAAGACCGGCGCCCGCATCGTGACCTGCGTCGGCGGCATGGACCCCGTGAAGGAGCGCCGTGCGCTCGAACGCGGCGCGACCATCGTCGTCGGCACGCCGGGCCGCCTGCGTGACCACCTCGAGCGCGGCAAGCTCAACCTCTCGGGCCTGCGCGCCATCGTCCTCGACGAAGCCGACGAGATGCTCGACATGGGCTTCCGCGACGATCTCGAGGAAATCCTCGATGCGACCCCGGAAGGCCGCCGCACGCTGCTCTTCTCGGCAACGATGCCCCGTCCGATCGAAGCGTTGGCCCAGCGTTACCAGAAGAACGCGCTGCGCATTTCGACCGTCGGTGAAAACCGTGGTCACGGCGACATCGCCTACAAGGCCGTCACCGTCGCCCCGTCGGACATCGAGCGCGCGGTGGTCAACCTGCTACGTTTCCACGATGCCGAAACCGCGATCCTTTTCTGCGCCACGCGCGACAACGTGAAGCACCTGCACGCAACCTTGGTCGAGCGCGGCTTCTCTGCCGTTGCCCTGTCGGGCGAGCACTCGCAGAACGAGCGTAACAACGCGCTTCAGGCGCTGCGCGACCGCCGTGCCCGCGTCTGCGTCGCCACCGACGTTGCTGCACGCGGCATCGATCTGCCGACGCTGACGCTCGTCGTTCACGTCGAGATTCCGCGCGATGCGGAAACCCTGCAGCACCGTTCCGGCCGTACGGGCCGTGCAGGCCGTAAGGGCACTGCCGTGATCCTGGTGCCGTATCCGCGCCGTCGCCGCGTTGAAATGATGCTGCGCGGCGCGCGCATCGAAGCTGAGTGGGGCGAAGCACCGACGCTGGAATCGATCCGCGCGCAGGACCGTGAGCGCCTCATGGAAAAGCTCCTCGCTCCTGTCGAGGCCGAAGAAGACGATCGCGAGATCGCCCGCGTTCTGCTCGAGAAGGTCAGCGCCGAGGATCTCGCCGCCGCTCTGGTCGTCGCGCACCGCGCCGCCATGCCCCAGCCCGAGGAACTGATCGGCAATACGCCGGAAAGCCGCGAGCCGCGTCACCGTCCCGGTTTCGACGACGTGGTATGGTTCAGCATGGATGTGGGCCGCCAGCAGAACGCCGAAGCGCGCTGGATCCTGCCGGTGCTGTGCCGCCGTGGTCACGTTACCCGTGACGCCGTCGGCCAGATCCGCATCTCGGCCGATCAGACGCATTTCCAGATCCCGGTTGCCCTGGCCGACCAGTTTGCTGCTGCCGTGCAGCGCACTGCCAGCCATGACGACGGCGAGTACGAATCGACCATCCTGATCGAGCGTTCGGCCGAAGCACCGCGCGATGTCGCCAGGCACCGCAGCCGTGACCGCGAGGGTCCGCAGGGTCGTGGTCGTCGTCCTCAGGGCAATGGTTATCCGCGCGGCGAAGGCGAATCCCGCCCGCGCCCGGCTGGTGGTCCTGGCGGCGGCAAGCCGTTCCACAAGAAGCCGCGCAAGGGCGGTCGGGACTGA
- the acs gene encoding acetate--CoA ligase has protein sequence MADAVYPVPTEWAENSLIDDARYQEMYEKSVADPDGFWRQEAQRLDWIKPFTVVKQTSFHEEDFGISWFADGTLNLSANCLDRHLSAHGDDIAILWEPDSPDQPERRITYRQLHEQVCRFANLLKAKGVRKGERVTIYLPMVPEAAVAMLACARIGAIHSIVFAGFSPDALAGRITDCDSRIVLTADEGLRGGKKVPLKANVDEAVQRSSCVDTVIVLAHTGGGTPLVEGRDIDWASAVAEQSADCAPEEMNAEDPLFILYTSGSTGKPKGVLHTTGGYSVWASMTHEYVFDYRPGQIFWCAADVGWVTGHSYAVYGPLMNGATTVMFEGVPNFPDPSRFWQIVDKFGVEIFYGAPTALRALMREGDDWVKKTSRKSLRLLGSVGEPINPEAWSWYHEVVGEGRCPIVDTWWQTETGGIMITPLPGATALKPGSATRPMFGVQPKLVDTEGKEIEGAGDGCLVLTDSWPGQMRTVWGDHDRFFQTYFSTFKGTYFTGDGCRRDEDGYYWITGRIDDVINVSGHRMGTAEVESALVAHPKVAEAAVVGMPHEIKGQGIYAFVTTNAEVEPDEALRKDLVAWVRHEIGPIATPDVIQFAPGLPKTRSGKIMRRILRKIGENDFSNLGDTSTLADPSVVDNLIANRPQPATA, from the coding sequence ATGGCTGACGCCGTCTATCCCGTACCCACCGAGTGGGCCGAGAATTCCCTGATCGACGACGCCCGCTACCAGGAGATGTACGAGAAGTCGGTCGCGGACCCGGACGGCTTCTGGCGTCAGGAGGCTCAGCGTCTCGACTGGATCAAGCCCTTCACCGTGGTCAAGCAGACCAGCTTCCATGAGGAAGACTTTGGCATTTCGTGGTTCGCCGACGGTACGCTGAACCTTTCGGCCAATTGTCTCGACCGGCACCTGAGCGCACACGGCGACGACATTGCGATCCTGTGGGAGCCGGACAGCCCGGACCAGCCGGAACGCCGCATCACGTATCGCCAGCTACACGAACAGGTCTGCCGTTTCGCCAACCTCCTCAAGGCGAAGGGCGTCAGGAAGGGCGAGCGCGTCACCATCTACCTGCCGATGGTGCCCGAAGCTGCGGTCGCCATGCTCGCCTGCGCGCGCATCGGGGCGATCCACTCGATAGTCTTCGCCGGCTTCTCGCCCGACGCGCTCGCGGGGCGCATCACCGATTGCGACAGCCGTATCGTGCTGACAGCCGACGAGGGGCTGCGCGGCGGCAAGAAAGTTCCGCTGAAAGCCAATGTAGACGAGGCGGTGCAGCGTTCGTCCTGCGTCGATACGGTAATCGTGCTGGCCCACACCGGCGGCGGCACGCCCTTGGTGGAGGGCCGCGATATCGACTGGGCTTCCGCCGTCGCGGAGCAAAGCGCCGACTGCGCGCCTGAGGAAATGAACGCCGAAGACCCGCTGTTCATCCTCTACACCTCCGGATCCACCGGCAAGCCGAAGGGCGTGCTGCACACCACCGGCGGCTATTCGGTCTGGGCGTCGATGACGCATGAATACGTCTTCGATTACCGCCCCGGACAGATTTTCTGGTGCGCGGCCGACGTGGGCTGGGTGACCGGGCATTCCTATGCCGTCTACGGGCCGCTGATGAACGGGGCCACCACGGTGATGTTCGAGGGCGTTCCCAACTTCCCCGATCCCAGCCGTTTCTGGCAGATCGTCGACAAGTTCGGCGTCGAGATATTCTACGGCGCCCCCACCGCTCTGCGCGCCCTAATGCGCGAGGGTGACGACTGGGTGAAGAAGACCAGCCGCAAGTCGCTGCGCCTGCTGGGATCGGTGGGCGAGCCGATCAACCCCGAGGCTTGGTCGTGGTATCACGAAGTCGTGGGCGAGGGGCGATGCCCGATCGTCGACACCTGGTGGCAGACCGAGACCGGCGGCATCATGATCACCCCGCTGCCGGGCGCTACTGCGCTGAAACCCGGCTCCGCCACGCGCCCGATGTTCGGCGTCCAGCCCAAGCTGGTCGATACCGAGGGCAAGGAGATCGAGGGTGCCGGCGACGGCTGCCTCGTCCTCACCGATAGCTGGCCTGGCCAGATGCGCACCGTCTGGGGCGATCACGACCGCTTCTTCCAGACCTATTTCAGCACCTTCAAGGGCACCTACTTCACCGGCGACGGTTGCCGCCGCGATGAGGACGGCTATTACTGGATCACCGGCCGCATCGACGACGTCATCAACGTCTCGGGCCACCGCATGGGCACCGCCGAAGTCGAAAGCGCGCTTGTCGCTCATCCCAAGGTTGCCGAGGCGGCCGTCGTGGGCATGCCGCACGAGATCAAGGGGCAGGGCATCTACGCCTTCGTCACCACCAATGCCGAAGTCGAGCCGGACGAGGCCTTGCGCAAGGACCTTGTCGCCTGGGTCCGCCACGAGATCGGCCCGATCGCGACCCCTGACGTGATCCAGTTCGCGCCGGGACTGCCCAAGACCCGCTCGGGCAAGATCATGCGCCGCATCCTGCGCAAGATCGGCGAGAACGACTTTTCCAATCTCGGCGATACTTCGACCCTCGCCGATCCTTCGGTGGTCGACAACCTCATCGCCAACCGGCCTCAACCCGCCACCGCCTGA
- a CDS encoding glycosyltransferase family 2 protein, translating to MPTLSICIPTYNRSHCLAELLDSIIAQDMPEIEVVVSDDGSPDDTAALARRYGERIARFTFLCQPVNIGVDRNIRAVTEAATGDYIWLIGDDDRLEPGGARRVMNALERWPGVVGLTLGVVDYDVTLRHVTGLRVMPRTQRIEGAAAVFSRTADLLGYISGTVVDRRKWNAASADPSARAMKNLYSPVYILGRAVGAAGAWGIVNEPCIGFRSGNDQLKRRVGWLERLKIDVRAYDEIADLLFAGDRTAHRAMCKRVFDTHILARIVNARTGGEDSGERLDAATYLIGRYAAMPRLWLLGLPMLFAPAAMLRAVRSAYKRMVGSSGTARARQFVSAETDAAATRVPLPHSSDAVLRGPKRLQGQFQ from the coding sequence ATGCCCACGCTTTCCATCTGCATTCCGACATACAACCGTTCCCACTGCCTGGCCGAACTTCTCGACAGTATCATCGCTCAGGACATGCCCGAAATCGAAGTCGTCGTCAGCGACGACGGCTCGCCCGACGACACTGCCGCTCTTGCCCGGCGCTATGGCGAAAGGATCGCGCGGTTCACGTTCCTGTGCCAGCCGGTAAATATCGGCGTCGACCGTAATATCCGTGCCGTCACGGAAGCCGCGACGGGCGATTACATCTGGTTGATCGGCGATGACGACCGTCTGGAACCGGGCGGAGCGCGCCGGGTGATGAATGCGCTGGAACGCTGGCCGGGCGTGGTCGGACTGACGCTTGGCGTTGTCGATTACGACGTGACCCTGCGTCACGTCACCGGCCTGCGGGTCATGCCCAGAACGCAGCGGATCGAAGGCGCGGCAGCGGTCTTTAGCCGCACGGCCGACTTGCTCGGCTACATATCGGGGACCGTCGTGGATCGCCGCAAGTGGAACGCTGCCAGCGCCGACCCCAGTGCGCGTGCCATGAAGAACCTTTACTCGCCGGTCTACATCCTTGGCCGCGCCGTGGGTGCGGCAGGTGCATGGGGCATCGTCAACGAACCTTGCATCGGTTTCCGTTCCGGCAACGATCAGCTCAAGCGCAGGGTCGGCTGGCTGGAGCGACTGAAGATCGACGTGCGCGCCTATGACGAGATCGCGGACCTGCTCTTTGCTGGCGATCGCACCGCGCACCGGGCGATGTGCAAGCGGGTGTTCGATACGCACATCCTTGCCCGCATCGTTAATGCAAGGACCGGCGGGGAGGACTCCGGCGAAAGGCTGGACGCTGCAACATACCTGATCGGGCGTTATGCAGCGATGCCCCGATTGTGGTTGCTCGGCCTACCCATGCTGTTCGCCCCTGCCGCAATGCTTCGCGCTGTGCGCAGCGCCTACAAGCGGATGGTCGGCTCATCGGGTACGGCAAGGGCCCGGCAGTTCGTTTCAGCCGAAACCGACGCCGCAGCCACCCGCGTCCCGCTACCACATAGCAGCGATGCGGTGCTTCGGGGGCCGAAGCGGCTGCAAGGCCAGTTCCAATAG
- a CDS encoding amino acid permease — MNFGRGKRARAADGRLGLVAAMALVMGNMIGSGVFLLPATLAPFGWNAVVGWIVTTAGAVVLALVLARLTRALPEAGSPPAFGPTAGFFINRIYLVSLWTTVATIAVAAVSYLANMIPALSAQAFRPALAALALVWLLALVNLRGVKAAGSFQIVTTAIKIIPLLVVIAIAAAVFVTGKRDLIPEARFEHRPAPGWNHAA; from the coding sequence TTGAACTTCGGGAGAGGGAAACGCGCCCGGGCGGCTGATGGCCGTCTTGGCCTTGTCGCAGCGATGGCGCTGGTCATGGGCAACATGATCGGCTCCGGTGTGTTTCTGCTGCCCGCCACGCTGGCCCCGTTCGGGTGGAACGCGGTGGTGGGGTGGATCGTGACCACCGCAGGCGCCGTCGTGCTGGCCCTCGTCCTCGCCCGGCTGACGCGGGCCTTGCCCGAAGCCGGCAGCCCTCCCGCGTTCGGGCCGACTGCCGGGTTTTTCATCAACCGGATCTACCTTGTGTCGCTCTGGACAACGGTAGCCACGATCGCGGTGGCGGCGGTGAGCTACCTGGCGAACATGATACCTGCTCTTTCGGCGCAAGCGTTTCGCCCGGCCTTGGCGGCGCTTGCGCTGGTTTGGCTGCTGGCGCTGGTCAATCTTCGCGGCGTGAAGGCGGCCGGAAGTTTCCAGATCGTAACGACTGCGATCAAGATCATCCCGCTGCTGGTGGTGATCGCCATAGCCGCCGCCGTGTTCGTCACCGGCAAGCGCGATCTCATTCCAGAGGCGCGCTTTGAGCACCGCCCTGCCCCCGGCTGGAACCACGCAGCATGA
- a CDS encoding NAD(P)/FAD-dependent oxidoreductase: MTTKYDAIIIGGGHNGLTCAFYLARAGLKVRVLERRDVVGGAAVTEEFHPGFRNSVASYTVSLLQPKVIADMRLAEHGYRVIERPISNFLPQEDGGYLKLGGGLERTQAEFRRFSQHDAAVLPAYYEALEGVAEVLRDLALKTPPEAGGGWRALIDAALQGRKLAGLPIEKQRDVLDLFTKSARGLLDGWFESEAVKAAFGFDAVVGNYASPDTPGSAYVLLHHVFGEVNGKKGAWGHSVGGMGTITQIMAKVCREMGVEISLETPVEQVLVDGGKAAGVRLESGEEVAAPRVIANVGPALLYGRMIAASDLNPDFVRRMKGFKTGSGTFRMNVALSQLPRFTCLPEPGEHHRSGIIIAPTLDYMDRAFIDAKQYGWSKAPIVEMLIPSTIDDSLAPEGQHVASLFCQQFAPELPGGRDWDAEEDKAADCIVDTVEAHAPGFRASILGRQVLSPKGLERKFGLVGGDIMHGNLTLDQMWSARPVLGHGAYRGPIKGLYMCGAGAHPGGGVTGAPGHNCAHEVIADKGRFGRFR, encoded by the coding sequence ATGACCACGAAGTACGACGCGATCATCATCGGCGGCGGTCACAACGGCCTCACCTGCGCATTCTACCTCGCCCGCGCCGGGCTCAAGGTGCGCGTGCTGGAGCGGCGCGACGTTGTCGGCGGGGCGGCGGTGACCGAGGAATTCCATCCGGGTTTCCGTAACTCCGTCGCCAGCTATACCGTCAGCCTGCTGCAACCCAAGGTCATCGCCGACATGCGACTGGCAGAGCATGGCTACCGCGTGATCGAGCGGCCGATCAGCAACTTCCTGCCGCAGGAAGACGGCGGCTACCTCAAGCTCGGCGGCGGGCTGGAACGCACGCAGGCGGAGTTTCGCCGCTTTTCGCAGCACGACGCGGCGGTTCTGCCCGCCTATTACGAAGCCCTTGAAGGGGTGGCAGAGGTTCTGCGCGACCTTGCACTCAAGACCCCGCCCGAGGCCGGCGGCGGCTGGCGCGCGCTGATCGATGCGGCATTGCAGGGCCGCAAGCTGGCTGGCCTGCCGATCGAGAAGCAGCGCGATGTGCTGGACCTGTTCACCAAGTCCGCACGCGGCCTGCTCGACGGCTGGTTCGAAAGCGAGGCGGTCAAGGCTGCCTTCGGTTTCGACGCCGTAGTGGGCAATTACGCCTCGCCTGATACGCCGGGCAGCGCCTATGTGCTGCTCCACCACGTTTTCGGCGAGGTGAACGGCAAGAAGGGCGCGTGGGGCCACTCGGTCGGCGGCATGGGCACGATCACCCAGATCATGGCCAAGGTCTGCCGCGAGATGGGCGTGGAAATCAGCCTCGAAACGCCTGTCGAGCAAGTGCTGGTCGATGGCGGCAAGGCCGCCGGCGTGCGCCTCGAAAGCGGCGAGGAGGTCGCCGCGCCGCGTGTCATCGCCAATGTCGGACCGGCGCTGCTCTACGGTAGGATGATCGCCGCCAGCGACCTGAACCCGGATTTTGTGCGCCGCATGAAGGGTTTCAAGACCGGCAGCGGCACGTTCCGCATGAATGTCGCCCTGTCGCAATTGCCGCGTTTCACCTGCCTGCCGGAGCCGGGAGAGCATCATCGCTCGGGCATCATCATCGCGCCCACTCTGGATTACATGGACCGCGCCTTCATCGACGCGAAGCAGTATGGGTGGTCCAAGGCACCGATCGTCGAAATGCTCATCCCCTCGACCATCGACGACAGTCTTGCGCCCGAAGGCCAGCACGTAGCCAGCCTGTTCTGCCAGCAGTTCGCGCCCGAACTGCCCGGCGGCAGGGACTGGGACGCCGAGGAAGACAAGGCCGCAGATTGCATCGTCGATACGGTGGAAGCCCATGCGCCGGGGTTCCGCGCCTCGATCCTGGGCAGGCAGGTGCTCAGCCCCAAGGGCCTCGAACGCAAGTTCGGCCTTGTCGGCGGAGACATCATGCACGGCAACCTGACGCTGGATCAGATGTGGTCGGCGCGGCCCGTACTTGGGCACGGCGCATACCGGGGACCGATCAAGGGGCTCTACATGTGCGGTGCGGGCGCTCATCCCGGCGGCGGGGTGACGGGAGCCCCAGGCCACAACTGCGCCCATGAGGTGATCGCAGACAAGGGGCGGTTCGGCCGGTTCCGTTAA
- a CDS encoding PilZ domain-containing protein: MQDHGINNPNDGHAARSTRIGVEILCEVRQGTRPWKAARLEDLSPGGFRIAKFADARAEVPLRIRIPGLQLLSARICWVRDGAVGCEFAEPLHVAVFEHIVRAAG; encoded by the coding sequence TTGCAGGACCACGGAATCAATAACCCGAACGATGGTCACGCGGCGCGTTCCACGCGAATCGGCGTCGAGATTCTGTGCGAAGTGCGCCAGGGCACCCGGCCCTGGAAAGCAGCGCGGCTGGAAGATCTTTCCCCAGGTGGTTTTCGCATAGCCAAGTTTGCCGATGCGCGGGCCGAAGTACCGCTGCGCATCCGCATTCCCGGGCTTCAGCTACTGAGCGCACGCATCTGCTGGGTGCGTGACGGCGCCGTGGGCTGCGAGTTCGCCGAGCCGCTGCATGTCGCGGTGTTCGAACATATCGTTCGCGCGGCGGGGTAA